The Mucilaginibacter mallensis genome has a segment encoding these proteins:
- a CDS encoding DUF423 domain-containing protein gives MNKQIIITASVFGMLAVIAGAFGAHGLKAYLDATQLEVWHTAVQYQFYHVFALLFLSTFAHTKNRLINASYYLFTLGIVFFSGSLYLLACRDLIGLSWLWIMGPITPIGGLLFIIGWATLAMAAFKSK, from the coding sequence ATGAACAAACAAATCATAATTACAGCGTCTGTTTTTGGTATGCTGGCTGTTATAGCCGGCGCTTTTGGGGCGCACGGTTTAAAAGCTTATTTAGATGCTACGCAATTAGAAGTATGGCATACTGCAGTACAATACCAGTTTTATCATGTTTTTGCTTTGCTGTTTCTTTCAACATTTGCACACACCAAAAATAGGTTAATTAATGCCAGCTATTACCTTTTTACTTTAGGTATCGTCTTTTTTTCAGGGTCATTATACCTGCTGGCCTGCCGCGATCTGATCGGTTTAAGCTGGCTGTGGATAATGGGGCCTATAACCCCTATTGGCGGCTTGCTGTTTATTATTGGCTGGGCAACGCTGGCTATGGCCGCTTTTAAAAGTAAATGA